One window of Oreochromis niloticus isolate F11D_XX linkage group LG23, O_niloticus_UMD_NMBU, whole genome shotgun sequence genomic DNA carries:
- the hemk2 gene encoding methyltransferase N6AMT1, with product MSTSYPTPLYSHAGQGDFREVYEPAEDSFLLIDALEKDADRLQRMSPCVCLEVGSGSGVVSAFLASVVGPSALYICTDVNPAAAQCTAETASCNRVSLQPLITDLADSLLPQLCGKVDILLFNPPYVVTPSEEVGSTGIEAAWAGGERGREVTDRFLPAVVQLLSNKGLFYLITIAENDPEEIIRLLGQSGLKGESCLSTRARNERLSVLRFHRNQQT from the exons ATGAGCACGAGCTACCCCACGCCGCTTTATTCCCACGCTGGACAAGGAGACTTCCGAGAGGTTTACGAGCCGGCGGAGGACTCCTTCCTCCTGATTGATGCTCTGGAGAAAGATGCAGACCGGCTACAGCGGATGAG CCCGTGTGTATGTTTGGAGGTGGGCAGTGGCTCAGGAGTGGTGTCTGCATTCCTGGCGTCGGTGGTGGGACCTTCGGCTTTATATAT TTGCACTGATGTGAATCCTGCAGCAGCACAATGCACAGCAGAGACTGCTTCCTGTAACAGGGTGTCCCTGCAGCCGCTGATCACAGACCTG GCTGACTCTCTTCTGCCCCAGCTGTGTGGGAAAGTGGACATACTCCTCTTTAACCCTCCCTACGTGGTTACGCCTTCAGAAGAG gtGGGCAGCACAGGCATCGAGGCCGCCTGGGCTGGAGGGGAGAGAGGGCGAGAGGTGACCGACAGATTTCTGCCAGCTGTGGTGCAGCTGCTGTCCAATAAAGGGCTGTTTTACCTCATCACAATTGCTGAGAATGATCCAG AGGAGATCATCCGCCTACTGGGCCAAAGTGGCTTGAAGGGAGAGTCGTGCTTGTCTACGAGAGCGAGAAACGAGAGGCTGTCCGTCCTGCGTTTCCACAGGAACCAACAAACATGA